aactataatgATTTTTACAAAAGGACAGAGAAAaagacaataaaaaaatattataaatgtaatatattaaaattatttatataaaactaatttacacttaaataatttaaaataatttcactAATGaatagttaaatatataaattattttgatttttttagAATGGAAATGTAGTTAAATTGTAATTCTATCAACtctttttgaaataaaataaaaagtaaatataatatttattaatatttttaaatattaatctCGTATAGAATAGGTAGAATATAGGACACAGATAATACAGAGAATATATTGTACTATATAATGagataattgtaaaaaaatttaacaaagtattttgttattataatttttaaaacattatattcTGGAAAAATTGgttattattcttaataaatattaattattataatattaaagtaACGGTGATGGTAAATTAATGAAGAAATACATTATTAAGcatattatgatatattaattatagcATTTTTACTTACAATAgtctataatatatttaaaaaatataaatagcaattatataaaacgttatatattttaaaggtaaataaattatcactcattatttttatttataattttaatgtttaaaataattctacttaattttctcaattttgttcttatttatatataattaaaagaaatgatctcataatataataaaaaaaataataataataaaaagtagtTGTTCCTCTATcaaatataatgttataagataattttgttttataaattcacACCTCTAAACTTTCAATAATTATgcatattcatattatttgttactattaatttattataacataggtattcaagtaatttttatataatggaaatgaataaaaaattacataattctaataataatataataaatataactatactttaattttattgtaaatagttataatacataattttaacgATCTTAATCATACAATTCTTACATAAAACAATTTTCTACCAATGAAAATGAACCATTTTTCATGAATAAACTTAACCTGACACTCTAATATATAACGGCATttctcattatttatattatgataacttaatttttatagatattGTACATTTCATTCAAACAAGTGTTAAGAGAAAAACACGgttttaaagaattaataagATAAATcactaaatataaaaacaaaatatgttataaattactaaaaatagagcaaatattttaaaaatgatactATAAATCTATGAAGTAACATGAActtagaagaaaataaaaagtaaatatgcgcaaaaagtaaaaaaaaaaattcttaaaactatatgttattatgaataatttgtttttatatataattataacatttactaaatttaatataagttttcatataaattttttcacatatgttatttttctttttatttttttcttatatatatttctattacaTTTTCTATATTCCTTCTTTTTACTCTACTTCCTCAAATAATATGTTATGCTTTGCGTCCATTTAGATTTATTCAATATTATAATCTTTATGTACTATAAGTAGcatacaaaatttatttttattatttttttttatatacacatctaattacataaaaatgtatttttgtaGAAAATCCaacaataaaacaaaaaaatataaaaaactattaAATGTTACTTATTTATACAGTAATTACTATATTTGGATATAATCTTAATTTAAATGGGATAATTTAGAtagaacattttttttttgtacatttaattaaaagaagaaaaaagaaaattttaaatattataatacttaagtataataacatgaggaaaataaatatatgtactgtaatccttttaacttttttttataattataacttttatttatatatatatttcaccatatatcttataattatttttcgtcatataatacatattgtTACAGTAATCTAAGAAAAAAacttttactttatatacttaaatatttataagtataattCATATTCTCAAAAACATCTGATGAGATTTTATACAGAAGGGCActtgatataaaatattaaatcacGAATAACATTATGTAAAAGATGATAATATCTAGTAGAATTATTGTATTCCTTTGTTTCTATTGTCAATAGTGCAAACagatatatttcttttaatactttttcattacatattcaaaaataaaaatattttattttatttttatacaatcactagaattaatataattaggTATGTACCAAAagagtaaaataaatgttacaTAAAACctgtattataatataaattaaagaatttttaatatgaatataattttttttaactaaatttaaaattataaggtATACCTTAAATTTTTGAATTccaaatttaaagaaaaatagatGTAGAACTTTCTACTTTGTAgataacatattaaaatgtatgcttaataaaatatcataaaaacATTCTGTATTATGTTATCAAATATACTCTTAATATTCCCCAAAggatgtaaaatatatttgtactttGTACCACTATACTTTGATGAAGAAACTGAACGAAAATAATAGAACTTTtgcataaaaatgtaaactgATGAAAAATTCAgaataaatgaaacaaaaatatgtaaaatgtagagttcatatatttaaatggaaataaataaaattattaataaaataaaaataattaataaaataagaagcAACAACTATTCTAGTATATAGGGTACAAAAACAATTGTATTGTCCTATTCAAAGAGTATCACCACTCACATTAAACACACggaaaaatgaattaatatataattaaaaaaaaaaataatttaatttataaaaagttttaaaatatgaaatttatattGCATTAGAAAAATTCTTAATGTTCTTGAATAATagaaaaggaatatattGTAGTTATAAAATTACTAAATCATGGTATTCGAAGAAGAGACATGtttaatacaaattttttcgttacaaataaaaacttgttcatttattaaaacattttaatagcataaatttttttattgtaaatataataaaataattcctataaatttattttgaaaaatattaataacaatcaacaatattttaaaatttgtaccaattacaaaaatagagcgaatttaaattacaacagataaataaataacatttagaaaaaaaaaaaaacaattaaacttaataacttatttatgctatatttaactttattAGTTATTTTTATCCTATGATGATTTTagagaacaaataaaatagatagcttatttacataaaaaagtcctctataatatatttttaagtaatttttacaaaacttaactaattatattacaaagaataatgataaaacaaTAAACGTTTTTAAcgatcattatattttaaaaatatataattttcaagtTATCacttataaataattcataattaaatacgtatgtcattttattatatataataaaattcaaatttATGCCAgtccaaaaaaaataaaatttgaaaaaatgatatttacattaaatttgttttttaagacacttatcataaaatttaattaatatatctgTATTAAATCttaattttagtaaaatacatacatatatacatatatatatatatgtatgtaaatttacaaaattacaTTCAATTCTTTTCAtagaatacaaaaaaagacatttatttataacattaaatcaaaaatatattttcctgAGAACAtcttcatataataattttaaatcagaacaatatgaaaaataaaaagcaaaatacattgatataaatatatattatcagcgttcaataaaattatatgtatactgttataatatattaattttaatgactaaatatatattcatagaaatatattttaatacacaaatgtatatattataccataacatttaattaaaaaacaataatttaaaatacaaattataatggaataaaaaaatttgaatttacaaaaaaaagaaggatatataattttattaatgtgtATAAAAGAGGCCGCATATACACTTgcatttatatcattttagaAATTAAATGCAtactttttatgtatatcgCTGAAAACATTACAGTTATCACTTCTTATTTGAGTGTTCCTTACagaaagatatatattccttattACTCATTTTAGTCAGTCATtaacatatttcttttatatttttcaatattttataaaatcataCAAATAGCTACTATATGTATAACTGATAATATAACCATAATTATGctaaataatatagtatttatataGGGTTATATTACCTGTGAAAATGTGTTTGCTGAGACTTTTGCAAAATTCTTGTAAAACTcgtttttttcaatttcaaTTTAAGGAATATTcaattgtttttattcttataaagACGATATTGCTATATCTAACaagaacaaattaaaaaataggaaaactCCAAATGCGTAACttctaaatttaatttattttaaagatatattactAATTCTCCTGTTTTTTTCAGTAAAAATGATCATAGTCTTTTTTTTAGattcaattattttaaaaaggaaatgttTTCCGTTAaacattccattattataatctataacttctgtaaaatattttgccttatttaataaagttTCATTTGATTATTTGTTTTCACTTTTAgttcctttttcattattagatatatattcCCGTTTTTTGACTTCACTATTTGtaatcttttcttttaaccATACGTTGCTTCCATCCTTATCGTGTTCATATTTTGCTaataatctatatatattttatctaatATTCTACAAGAGTTAAAGTTTCCATTTACATATTTGATAAATATGCACTAAAAAcgcaaattatttatttttaatatgaataaactaacgctaaaatatataataataaaagtaaaatttgaaaaatatatataataaaaaatatacgtatatgatattattatcttACATAACTATTAAAATTGTATGTCTATGTTAGAATGATATAAGAAgatgttttaattaatatagttgtcttaatttttttatctattatataaatatttaatattttatcttatttaaaaagaacataatttgcaataatataatatacttatctgagttaatacattttttaccaCTACAAGGTATtctataaaacaaaaaatgtaaaaatattcctaaggaaatattactttttaattatttcacaatttataattgttaatatattatatattgtttttatatatatatgtattataatcATTTTGCGTATTTACCAATTTTTAGAACAATGCtaatatatcttatttaaatatttttatagattCGTCCTGCAAACTATTCCCTATTTTATAAGTATTACTTCTCTCACATGTATTATAAAAGTGAAAGATTTTGcctaaaaaatgtaaatatttcatatcaatgataaaatgataagaaaaaaaactatcCACcatagaatataaataaacgtaactttcataattatatgcATCTATAGTTCttacaaataaatttttgtttttaagatataaaattacaacgtaatagtaaaaattagaataaattttatagtaattaaataaagaaataaaatttttattaatatttttttttttccaagaACAAtgaaatatagaaataatacagtttttagttattattgttcaaattataaatatagaattatTATCCTTGTTAATGAAACATCATtcctttataaaataaaatttaagcgAAACaataaaactatatatgtttttatcttttcattAAATCCTATGTGTTTAGAATACCCAATTTAgtacaatattataaatatttcatatttaaaaaggttattattcttatatatatttacaacattacatttattataaaaaaaaaagaaaacatatataaggaaatttttttacaataactttattttataacatatttttcataaaacgcataaaatgaatgttaattcttttttaagtatatatatatatatacatatggatataaaaaaaatacattccATATCTTTCATCATATTGTAAATAATAcacattcatttttaatattaaacgaataagttattattttatttttacataaaaaaatatattatgcctatataaaaatataaaaataaaacaaattgttAAGGTAGCAAATACGATGTGGAacagtatataaataatatcatataaatttcgtctttttatacattaattttaaggttcatatatatatttttctaaaaaattttgattaatatagaagtatatatatcaacCATAATATTGTTTTAACCTGATGAATTCTCTCAAACACGAtgagaaaagaaataaatcttttaaattgaccaataaaaataaaagtgtaCATTTATACTGTTGAGGATCAAATTTACAATACAAATTCATGTGGATTTgccatatttatgtaattatatgtatgtttgttatttggcaataatatttaaaaatttattgaaaCTTATTGTTATAAAAGACTACTATTCAGTGAGAAGGATATGCCGTATTATGCAATTCACTCTTTATATGTCTTATCTTgccatattttaaaatttgtctATGGAGATAAATCATTATTAGAATATCTATAAACACGCATATACACGTTAATATACCTAATCCAAGACCCCAATttaatgtaaatttaaattgtaagtttttatatgtacacagTAGTAAAGATCCTATTAttgaaacaaataaatggTTGATAGTTACAGCACAGATAAAAGATttgtttacttttatatcattttttaaaaacaaaaaatcaGCATTTGTAAAATGcctaactttatttttatagtatattttatctaacatccttttttcaaaatgtgaATTTCTTCTACTGTATACCGaagatttatttatattagtatGGCCATGTTctactatattatttaataaacattgatttgttcttttattttttcctttttctacTTTTCCATTGCTTGAAACACACATTTTTGAGTATTCATTGATAGTTGGTATATCTTTTTTCAACCGTGCAATAATTGGACCCTTTTCAtgcttatattttgctagtaaTCGATAAGTTATTGTATCTAATGTTtcatcaatattttttctcccagccaaatatttattaaaggtactctaaaaaacaaatatttattattcaaaaGAATATCTAATTTTATGGTAACACAAgtatcaataaaaataaaactaaaaaaatgtgaataataaaaatatctcTAAATAAAATCATAATACCATATCATGATGAAAATGAGATATGCAACTCAATAGGATAAACAAACAAATCCTAATATAATATGGTAACTTAATCGTTTGTTCCATTTTACAGatctttaaattttaaatataattaatacctaaaaaattaacaatcaTATTATATGCTCCTAATGATTAAggactttttatttatttattataattttttatatttttatatgaacttaataaaatgaatatattcataattttttttatatcatttacgCAGAGAAATTagattatatatgaattatgttatttatatttaaagaatatttacaaaataactaaccttaataaaaataatacaattttaatttattcatcaatatataattaaatatattagagtaatcaaataattttatttttaagccatttcaaaaaaaaaaaaaaatatatgatttctcaacatttctatatatagtatttatGGAGTATATAGAACATAGATAATATAGATATTCTGTTGTActttatattaagaaaactataaataatattaacgaTTATTTGTTatcaataattattaaattattaacattaaatTATGGGAAAAGTTCTTGTgatgatataatattataaccacataataatatgaataatcaagaaaaaaatataatttctaaaACTTTTTCTGTCATATGATTTATAGCATtgcattaattaaaaaataatatttgaaCTGTTCCATAgcctatataatatttaaaaaaatcaaatatataGCACACTAACTtgtttaagaaaaaatatacatttaaattgtAAATTCATAAGGTACTTTTACTTTTGTAACACAACTGTTGCaagtcataatttttaattatctttatttatgcatttattactagataaatatttttgaacccaatttttttttttttttaaagatatatatatattgaagcaatgttaatataataaaaaaaaaaatttgtgatATACCATTAATATGCTGTTATAAACTTTAATTTtcctatataataaaaattataattgtatttttttatgtatataatgtagtttatatttttctatatgatagtaaattgatatatataaaataaattaactagt
The sequence above is a segment of the Plasmodium malariae genome assembly, contig: PmUG01_00_32, whole genome shotgun sequence genome. Coding sequences within it:
- the PmUG01_00058400 gene encoding Plasmodium exported protein, unknown function translates to MEQTIKLPYYIRICLFILLSCISHFHHDMSTFNKYLAGRKNIDETLDTITYRLLAKYKHEKGPIIARLKKDIPTINEYSKMCVSSNGKVEKGKNKRTNQCLLNNIVEHGHTNINKSSVYSRRNSHFEKRMLDKIYYKNKVRHFTNADFLFLKNDIKVNKSFICAVTINHLFVSIIGSLLLCTYKNLQFKFTLNWGLGLGILTCICVFIDILIMIYLHRQILKYGKIRHIKSELHNTAYPSH